A portion of the Hoplias malabaricus isolate fHopMal1 chromosome 1, fHopMal1.hap1, whole genome shotgun sequence genome contains these proteins:
- the dnajc5b gene encoding dnaJ homolog subfamily C member 5 — MAEQRQRSLSTSGEALYQVLSLDKNCTHDDIKKSYRKLALKYHPDKNPENPEAAEKFKELNNAHSVLSDITKRNIYDKYGSLGLYVSQQFGEENVNTYFMLSSWWAKGLFAICGLLTGCYFCCCLCCCFNCCCGKCKPRTPGEDDTECYVSPEDLEEQIRTDGEKDGETPVMHQPTNASEKTQLIGDGHRTYT; from the exons ATGGCTGAACAAAGGCAAAGGTCCCTGTCCACTTCAGGTGAGGCTCTGTACCAGGTCCTCAGCCTTGACAAGAACTGCACCCATGACGACATCAAGAAATCCTACAG GAAACTTGCTTTGAAATATCACCCTGACAAGAACCCAGAGAACCCTGAAGCAGCTGAGAAATTCAAGGAGCTCAACAATGCACATTCGGTGCTGTCTGACATCACAAAAAGGAACATCTACGACAAGTACGGCTCTTTAGGTCTGTACGTGTCCCAACAGTTTGGAGAGGAGAATGTGAACACATACTTCATGCTTTCTAGTTGGTGGGCCAAG GGTCTGTTTGCCATCTGCGGCTTGCTGACAGGCTGCTACTTCTGTTGCTGTCTGTGCTGCTGCTTTAACTGCTGCTGTGGGAAGTGTAAGCCACGGACCCCTGGAGAGGATGACACTGAGTGTTATGTGTCTCCTGAGGACCTGGAGGAGCAGATCCGCACTGATGGGGAGAAGG ATGGTGAAACTCCTGTTATGCATCAGCCAACCAACGCAAGTGAGAAGACTCAATTGATTGGGGATGGACACCGAACTTACACCTGA
- the crhb gene encoding corticotropin releasing hormone b, translating into MKLRVLSAAAVVLLVALVAAHGAPDRRPVLARLGEEYFIRVGNRERDTEPRRWLRRAVQLQLEGNVGAESYGHTMRRKVQAQQSEEELQERDEQQQQQEEELQQQEEQRQEEQEERARRSEEPPISLDLTFHLLREVLEMARAEQLAQQAHSNRKMMEIFGK; encoded by the exons ATGAAGCTCCGCGTGCTCTCAGCAGCCGCCGTCGTACTGCTCGTGGCACTGGTGGCGGCTCACGGGGCTCCGGATCGCCGGCCGGTGCTCGCGAGACTCGGAGAGGAGTATTTCATCCGTGTGGGGAATCGGGAGCGAGACACGGAGCCGCGGCGGTGGCTGAGGAGGGCCGTGCAGCTGCAGCTCGAGGGCAATGTCGGCGCGGAAAGTTACGGGCACACGATGAGAAGAAAAG tgcaggCTCAGCAGAGTGAGGAGGAGCTGCAGGAACGAGatgaacagcagcagcagcaggaggaggaactgcagcagcaggaggagcagcggcaggaggagcaggaggagagaGCCAGGCGCTCAGAGGAGCCCCCCATCTCCCTGGACCTCACCTTCCACCTGCTGCGAGAGGTTCTGGAGATGGCCCGAGCTGAGCAGCTGGCACAGCAAGCCCACAGCAACCGAAAGATGATGGAGATCTTTGGGAAGTAA
- the trim55b gene encoding tripartite motif-containing protein 55b: MDRLEKQLICPICLELFTKPVVILPCQHNLCRKCANDIFQASNPYLTARGGTGTSGGRFRCPSCRHEVVLDRHGVYGLQRNLLVENIIDMYKQKSTSSKPAPQGTDDQPMCEVHEDEKINIYCVTCAIPTCSMCKVFGSHKDCEVAPLKSIYQVQKTELSDGIAMMVGNNDRIQGIISQLEETCRAIEENGRRQKSQVCEKFDQLYTILEERKRDMSLKVTAEQEEKLSYIRGLKRKYEDHLEYITKVVESGIQTMDEPEMALFLQTSKPLLQKIGEASSKSQLEQVERGYENMDHYTVNFRKETRALRKIDFIKDEEEEVEDGVGAVEEGHTEPAASGGADGGGLPSQSVPVPLSQPTPDILKNTGSS, translated from the exons ATGGACCGTTTGGAGAAGCAACTCATCTGTCCTATTTGCTTGGAGCTGTTTACAAAACCAGTAGTGATTCTTCCATGTCAGCACAACCTTTGCCGGAAATGTGCAAACGACATATTTCAG GCTTCTAATCCTTACCTTACTGCCAGAGGAGGCACAGGAACATCAGGTGGCCGTTTCAGATGTCCTTCCTGCAGGCACGAGGTTGTGCTGGACCGCCATGGGGTTTATGGGCTGCAGAGGAATCTCTTGGTGGAAAACATCATCGACATGTACAAACAGAAGTCCACCAG CAGCAAACCGGCTCCACAGGGGACAGATGACCAGCCCATGTGTGAGGTGCATGAGGATGAGAAGATAAACATCTATTGCGTGACCTGTGCAATTCCTACCTGCTCCATGTGCAAAGTGTTTGGCTCTCACAAGGACTGTGAAGTGGCACCCCTCAAAAGTATTTACCAAGTTCAAAAG ACAGAGCTGTCGGACGGTATAGCAATGATGGTGGGCAACAATGACAGGATCCAAGGCATCATCAGTCAGCTGGAGGAGACCTGCCGTGCTATAGAG GAGAATGGCAGGAGGCAAAAATCCCAAGTATGTGAGAAGTTTGACCAGCTTTACACCATtctggaggagagaaagagggacatGAGTCTAAAAGTAACAGCTGAACAGGAGGAGAAGCTGAGCTATATACGTGGACTGAAGAGAAAGTATGAAGATCATCTTGAGTACATTACCAAAGTCGTAGAATCTGGGATCCAAACGATGGATGAACCTGAAATGGCTCTTTTCTTGCAG acttCCAAGCCATTGTTACAGAA GATTGGTGAAGCTTCCAGTAAATCCCAGCTGGAACAAGTGGAGCGTGGTTATGAGAACATGGACCACTACACTGTGAATTTTAGAAAGGAGACCAGAGCTCTGCGTAAGATTGATTTCATTAAAG atgaggaggaggaagtggAAGATGGGGTTGGAGCTGTAGAGGAAGGTCACACAGAACCAGCTGCTTCTGGTGGCGCAGATGGAGGGGGGCTTCCTTCTCAGTCTGTTCCAGTACCACTGTCTCAGCCCACCCCAGACATACTCAAGAACACAGGCTCATCCTAG